One segment of Panicum virgatum strain AP13 chromosome 3K, P.virgatum_v5, whole genome shotgun sequence DNA contains the following:
- the LOC120701601 gene encoding uncharacterized protein LOC120701601 isoform X2, with amino-acid sequence MDPDEVPEGIDPKSACRVEVTVNSYFTIQDGRKEYNRDMSTREEDMRTAVSIGEDEMPTAVSIGEDEMPTAVNIGEEVIPAAMDTDLEVPGGGFTWAEVPEYGESTAGPPMDEEEEKEHFINVGCDPNGDELAGADEEWRYFKNVDNPVIDLDASMLSVNIAVLVWSFVQLYVCIWHCYATLL; translated from the exons ATGGATCCCGACGAGGTTCCGGAAGG GATTGATCCAAAGAGTGCGTGTCGAGTAGAGGTCACAGTCAATTCTTACTTCACTATACAGGATGGTAGAAAGGAGTACAATCGGG ATATGAGCACAAGGGAAGAGGATATGCGTACTGCAGTGAGCATAGGAGAGGATGAGATGCCTACTGCAGTGAGCATAGGAGAGGATGAGATGCCTACTGCAGTGAACATAGGAGAGGAGGTGATCCCGGCTGCAATGGACACTGATTTGGAGGTGCCAGGTGGAGGATTTACATGGGCAGAAGTACCTGAATATGGGGAATCAACTGCAGGGCCACCAATGgatgaagaggaagagaaggagCACTTCATCAATGTTGGATGTGATCCTAATGGAGATGAACTAGCTGGGGCAGATGAAGAGTGGAGGTACTTCAAAAATGTTGATAATCCAGTAATTGATTTAGATGCATCAATGTTGAGTGTGAACATAGCTGTGCTAGTATGGTCTTTTGTGCaactatatgtatgtatatggcaCTGCTATGCAACACTTTTGTGA
- the LOC120701601 gene encoding uncharacterized protein LOC120701601 isoform X1 has product MSNYDLEYCRIDPKSACRVEVTVNSYFTIQDGRKEYNRDMSTREEDMRTAVSIGEDEMPTAVSIGEDEMPTAVNIGEEVIPAAMDTDLEVPGGGFTWAEVPEYGESTAGPPMDEEEEKEHFINVGCDPNGDELAGADEEWRYFKNVDNPVIDLDASMLSVNIAVLVWSFVQLYVCIWHCYATLL; this is encoded by the exons ATGAGTAATTACGACCTTGAATATTGCAGGATTGATCCAAAGAGTGCGTGTCGAGTAGAGGTCACAGTCAATTCTTACTTCACTATACAGGATGGTAGAAAGGAGTACAATCGGG ATATGAGCACAAGGGAAGAGGATATGCGTACTGCAGTGAGCATAGGAGAGGATGAGATGCCTACTGCAGTGAGCATAGGAGAGGATGAGATGCCTACTGCAGTGAACATAGGAGAGGAGGTGATCCCGGCTGCAATGGACACTGATTTGGAGGTGCCAGGTGGAGGATTTACATGGGCAGAAGTACCTGAATATGGGGAATCAACTGCAGGGCCACCAATGgatgaagaggaagagaaggagCACTTCATCAATGTTGGATGTGATCCTAATGGAGATGAACTAGCTGGGGCAGATGAAGAGTGGAGGTACTTCAAAAATGTTGATAATCCAGTAATTGATTTAGATGCATCAATGTTGAGTGTGAACATAGCTGTGCTAGTATGGTCTTTTGTGCaactatatgtatgtatatggcaCTGCTATGCAACACTTTTGTGA
- the LOC120700163 gene encoding GTPase LSG1-2-like, giving the protein MAGGGRKEKGEALGRALIRQRNKAAAAAKERGEALAFARRRAMPLESVIDVSDIDAVLQRAAEADQLAEAASVSSDSDLVIDLDAAGETDEERRRLRKEQEALHASSLRVPRRPPWHNQMTVEELDANERRAFLVWRRNLARLEENDKLVLTPFEKNIDIWRQLWRVLERSDLLVMVVDARDPLFYRCPDLEAYAKEIDEHKRTMLLVNKADLLPLNIRKRWAEYFKAHDILFVFWSAKAATATLEGKKLSGYSEEESASLDLDTKIYGRDELLMRLQTEAESIVAQRRTSTAEEDHDVSSSDSASSVAKHVVVGFVGYPNVGKSSTINALVGEKRTGVTHTPGKTKHFQTLIISEELTLCDCPGLVFPSFSSSRHEMVACGVLPIDRMTKHREAIQVVADRVPRDILEQIYKITLPKPKPYESQSRPPTAAELLRAYCASRGHVSHAGLPDETRAARQILKDYIDGKIPHFELPPGVTDVDKEREVIARSEGPTTSSAANESDADDLDEEDEDTVNPAEPDMKDVLDDLESFDLANEGSKTAAKKKKEVSHKHHKKPQRKKDRSWRVGNDGGDGTAVVRVFQKPAVNLSAVGASGRV; this is encoded by the exons atggcgggcggcgggaggaaggagaagggggaggcgctgggccgcgcgctgATCCGGCAGCGgaacaaggcggcggcggccgccaagGAGCGCGGCGAGGCGCTCGCcttcgcgcgccgccgcgccatgccgCTCGAGTCCGTCATCGACGTCAGCGACATCGACGCCGTGCTGCAGCGGGCCGCGGAGGCCGACCAGCTCGCCGAGGCCGCGTCCGTCTCCTCCGACTCCGACCTCGTCATCGACCT GGACGCGGCGGGGGAGACGGacgaggagaggcggcggctgcggaaggagcaggaggcccTGCACGCCAGCAGCCTCAGGGTTCCCCGGCG TCCACCCTGGCATAATCAGATGACCGTAGAGGAGCTTGATGCGAATGAGAGGCGGGCGTTCCTGGTGTGGCGCAGGAATCTTGCGAG ATTGGAAGAGAATGACAAGCTTGTCCTGACACCCTTTGAGAAGAATATTGACATCTGGAGACAGCTCTGGAGAGTGCTTGAACGCAGTGATTTG CTGGTTATGGTGGTTGATGCTCGAGATCCCTTATTCTACCGTTGCCCTGACCTTGAG GCATACGCAAAGGAAATTGATGAGCACAAGAGAACAATGCTTCTCGTTAACAAGGCTGATCTATTGCCGTTAAATATCAG GAAGAGATGGGCTGAATATTTTAAGGCACATGATATTCTCTTTGTTTTCTGGTCAGCTAAAGCCGCTACTGCCACACTTGAAGGCAAAAAGTTAAGTGGATATTCTGAAGAAGAATCTGCTTCACTTGATTTGGATACCAAGATATATGGCAGGGATGAACTCTTGATGAGGCTACAAACTGAAGCAGAATCTATTGTAGCACAAAGGAGGACCTCAACTGCTGAAGAGGATCATGATGTCAGTTCTTCAGATTCTGCTTCGTCAGTGGCTAAGCATGTAGTTGTTGGGTTTGTTGGTTATCCAAATGTTGGAAAGAGTTCCACTATAAATGCTTTGGTTGGTGAGAAGAGGACTGGTGTTACTCACACACCTGGCAAGACTAAACATTTCCAGACACTGATAATCTCTGAAGAGCTCACTCTGTGTGATTGCCCTGGTCTGGTCTTCCCTTCTTTCTCAAGCTCAAGGCATGAGATGGTGGCATGTGGTGTCTTGCCGATTGACAGGATGACAAAGCACCGGGAAGCTATTCAGGTGGTGGCAGATCGTGTCCCGAGAGATATCCTTGAGCAGATTTACAAAATCACCTTGCCGAAGCCGAAGCCTTATGAATCGCAGTCTCGGCCACCAACTGCTGCTGAGCTGTTGCGGGCCTACTGTGCATCAAGGGGGCATGTCAGTCATGCTGGGCTGCCTGATGAGACCAGAGCTGCTAGACAGATACTGAAAGATTACATTGATGGTAAAATCCCGCACTTTGAACTCCCTCCTGGTGTAACAGATGTCGATAAAGAACGTGAAGTAATCGCCAGATCAGAAGGTCCAACTACTTCATCAGCAGCTAATGAATCAGATGCTGATGATTTGGATGAGGAGGATGAGGACACGGTTAACCCAGCAGAACCAGACATGAAAGATGTCCTGGATGACCTGGAATCTTTCGACTTGGCAAATGAAGGATCCAAGACCgccgcaaagaagaagaaagaggtgTCCCACAAGCACCACAAGAAGCCCCAGCGGAAAAAGGATCGGTCCTGGAGGGTCGGCAATGATGGTGGCGATGGGACAGCAGTTGTAAGGGTGTTCCAGAAGCCTGCTGTTAACTTGTCCGCTGTCGGTGCAAGTGGCAGGGTCTAG
- the LOC120700164 gene encoding uncharacterized protein LOC120700164: protein MSVENNGSSEMGAGQPMAVDQKLLPPITPGSAPSFVREKQYDAIIRLRERRRRVEEARKRRALKVKKHIPRCPKGHFVKTKGYQKGTNGGIMVPFRATLRDCCLSFIVANGYKEVTTVGKELQSSIPAIGFNLPFNATNVGDANGGEVSYDCEAPSNTPGMGLCRPFTETSEYHENIAEATSGSTVPISNPSGDFYWPVVATNEEEENVGAAAYDSILNLESPDPTTLLRIMMGNGYNTDQVSEQFQNVVRLQAPEFATLLTVMNNAGYDEAANDGHYDVHKVMTKLEGW, encoded by the exons ATGTCTGTGGAGAATAATGGTTCGTCTGAGATGGGCGCTGGTCAGCCAATG GCTGTTGACCAGAAGCTGCTCCCACCTATTACACCAGGTagtgcaccaagttttgtgagGGAAAAGCAGTATGATGCTATCATTCGGCTGCGTGAACGTCGCCGTCGTGTCGAAGAAGCAAGGAAGAGAAGGGCACTCAAAGTTAAG AAGCACATTCCAAGATGTCCTAAAGGGCACTTTGTCAAGACCAAGGGCTACCAGAAAGGTACCAATGGAGGCATCATGGTGCCATTCCGCGCCACCCTAAGAGACTGTTGCCTGTCCTTCATTGTAGCTAATGGCTACAAGGAAGTGACCACTGTTGGCAAAGAGTTGCAAAGCAGCATCCCTGCAATAGGCTTCAATTTGCCCTTCAATGCAACCAATGTAGGTGATGCAAATGGTGGTGAGGTCTCCTATGACTGTGAGGCGCCAAGCAACACCCCAGGAATGGGCCTTTGTcggcccttcaccgaaaccagTGAATACCATGAGAACATCGCTGAGGCCACCTCTGGTAGCACAGTGCCAATCAGCAACCCCTCAGGAGACTTCTATTGGCCCGTTGTGGCGACCAACGAGGAGGAGGAAAATGTTGGTGCCGCCGCCTACGACAGCATCCTGAACCTGGAATCGCCCGATCCCACCACGCTCCTCAGGATCATGATGGGGAACGGGTACAACACCGACCAAGTCTCGGAGCAGTTCCAGAATGTGGTGCGCCTCCAGGCTCCCGAATTCGCCACCCTCCTGACCGTCATGAACAATGCTGGCTATGATGAGGCCGCGAACGACGGCCACTATGACGTGCACAAAGTAATGACGAAGTTAGAAGGGTGGTAA